The Arthrobacter sp. OAP107 DNA segment CCAAGCGGATCGGCGCCGACCTGGTGGGCATGTCGACGGCGCTGGAAGCCATCGCTGCCCGGCACGCCGGCCTGGAGGTCTTCGGCATCTCGCTGGTCACCAATCTGGCGGCAGGCATCAGCCCCACTCCGCTGAGCCACGAGGAAGTGCTCGAAGCCGGACACGCTGCAGGCCCGCGCATCTCCAAGCTCCTGGCGGAAATCATCGGCCGGCTCTGACCGCAACGCGGGGCCTCGTGGGCGCTATGTGACCCCGCGTTTGTCGTCGGCGAGGAGTTGGGCAAGCGCGTCGGCACGGGCCCGGGGAAAGCGCCGCTCGAGGGACTGCGCGATGCCTGCCACGGTCTGCCGCGCGAGTTCGGTGCGCCATGCCAGCTCCGCCTGGCGCATGGACTGCGAAATGATGCAGCTGCGGAGATAGTCCTCGTCCGCGTCACCGCCGGGGCAGTTCGCCAGGATGCCGTCGCAGCGGAACGCCAGTTCCCGGCCTTCGATGGCCAGCACCACGTCCAGGACCGAGATCCGGTCGGCACGGCGCGCCAGCTGGAAACCTCCCTTGGGGCCGGACACGGACTGCAGGACGCCCGCCCGCACCAGGCACTGAAGCTGTTTGTTCAGGTACGCCGGCGGCAGCTTATACAGCTCGGCAAGCCGGCCGCTGCTGATCGGCTCACCGACAGGTGCCCACGCCAAGTTGACGCAGCAGTGGAGGGCCCACTCCACCCCCTGGTTCAACTTCACAACCCAGACGCTACGTGTCCAGAATTTTTACTGTCAAGGAGCGTACCGGCCGCTTTGAACGGGCGGGGTTATGACAGGTCCGCGGCCCCGTCCGGCACCGCTCCGCCGCACTTTGACGATAGTTTGGTTTCCATGACGTCTTCCGAAGCCGATCTTCAGCTGCTCAATGACGCCCGTGCCTGGGCCGCCCAGGACCCGGATCCGCGCACAGCAGCAACGCTGACCGAACTCGTGAAGCTCACCGAGGCAGGCACGCCCGCAGCCCGGCAGGACCTTGAAGACAGCTTCCGCGGAACGCTGCAGTTCGGAACGGCGGGCCTGCGTGCC contains these protein-coding regions:
- a CDS encoding Rrf2 family transcriptional regulator gives rise to the protein MKLNQGVEWALHCCVNLAWAPVGEPISSGRLAELYKLPPAYLNKQLQCLVRAGVLQSVSGPKGGFQLARRADRISVLDVVLAIEGRELAFRCDGILANCPGGDADEDYLRSCIISQSMRQAELAWRTELARQTVAGIAQSLERRFPRARADALAQLLADDKRGVT